Proteins from a single region of Trichoderma asperellum chromosome 3, complete sequence:
- a CDS encoding uncharacterized protein (BUSCO:EOG092D05Q0), translating into MATPTLAEKLDKIKSPGLQSQQKTVVVLQAVESTLKEQNTAPTSTGYFAALLALLQQAENNGGINVELATPVVYLLDVVTPFAPQPLLRSKFTQILTLLAPVLLMQDAEPILLRTSIGCLESLLLAQDAASWELSVTQIGPRRAVAGLLNLALDQRPKVRRRSMDALKRVLKNPPPTPSLDHPAADMCAHTALKNLEDLAAQAIQARKGKKAPSTTHDPALIHALQLVKTVAAASGGWPTTKIESLCELLLNIAKSGNEYMTMAAFEIFELMFEGMTDEVTSAKLPRLMEIISELRPAANDTQLVPAWLAILSRGYDVSAQVEPDETFQNLPELFNMVAQFLQSDSENIRISSSECLISFMANCVPPNVILEPSIFDEKVLDKIAKAAESLLSVQYQAAWLQTFNVLEAIFTALRWRANPIMLNVTRTIGEIRENPSFRNKKEADDVLGQAVRAMGPEAVLSVLPLNILKPVKGQAGRAWLFPILRDYTSNTNLSHFKSEMVPLSEVMFQKVLDHGEAEKTMEIKIYETLVQQIWSTLPGYCDLPLDLLESFDQPLAEILANLLYQQVDLRLDICRALRTLIESNQAVANIEEEEDLLLQSRVTKDAARKNLAYLGQFAGNMLAVLFNVYTQTLPQSRGPILQTVNAFLSITPNQELMETFDRVSKMLAGELQSAPATENKQQGQKSKDHMPSTAQTLMDLVITISAYLPRESFATLFEIATAIINRQEEPQLQKKAYKLIPRLATSELGKAALQERNGEMQALILSSSEKVSAPARRERIAAISALLPFIPNSDLHFIPAVLSEIVICCKENNERARESAYDLLVEMGQKMAAANGATIDNSKVPHMPSDAPAATANIEEFFTMVSAGLAGSTPHMISASVTAISRLLYEFRSSLSEQTLSDLVQTMDLFLTSNNREIVKSCLGFVKVSVISLPVELMMPRLATLVPNLVTWSKEHKGHFKSKVRHILERMVRRFGFDAINNACPDSDKKLLANIRKTKERAKRKKDAAKSAHDEDASDDDEEDGKRQYENEYDRALYSSDSEESEGEGDEEDARPKKKAQKGGKTYIVEDDDEPLDLLDKKALASISTTKPVKLRKPQRTKAKTDLDGKLILGKDDDEEEGAMEVDQPENSGVGAYVAAIKGRDAARRGRGGKLKFSNKRSRDGDDGDDMDDDDAVAVKNSISPGRDRGGRGRGRGGPMRGGGRGGRGGGGSFGGPRSGKGGIAAGRRGLGSEKRHGPSGGAGVGKGKRGGRN; encoded by the exons ATGGCGACTCCGACTCTGGCCGAGAAGCTGGACAAGATCAAGTCCCCTGGTCTTCAGAGCCAGCAGAAG ACTGTCGTTGTCTTGCAGGCGGTCGAATCAACCTTGAAAGAGCAAAACACCGCTCCGACTTCTACTGGATACTTTGCTGCTCTCCTTGCGCTTCTACAACAGGCCGAGAACAATGGAGGCATCAATGTCGAATTAGCCACTCCTGTGGTTTACCTTCTTGACGTGGTCACCCCGTTCGCCCCCCAGCCTCTGCTTCGATCCAAGTTCACTCAGATCCTTACGCTACTCGCACCGGTTTTGCTGATGCAGGATGCGGAGCCAATTCTGCTACGAACTTCAATTGGATGCCTTGAATCTCTCCTCTTGGCTCAGGATGCCGCTTCATGGGAGCTGTCTGTTACCCAGATCGGACCCAGGCGCGCAGTTGCTGGATTGTTGAACCTGGCTTTGGATCAGAGGCCCAAAGTCCGGAGACGATCTATGGATGCGCTCAAGAGAGTGCTTAAGAATCCCCCGCCAACCCCATCTTTGGACCACCCGGCCGCAGACATGTGTGCGCACACTGCGCTGAAGAACCTGGAAGATTTGGCCGCCCAGGCTATCCAGGCACGAAAGGGCAAGAAAGCGCCCAGCACAACGCACGATCCGGCATTGATCCATGCACTTCAGTTGGTCAAGACTGTTGCTGCGGCGAGCGGCGGCTGGCCAACCACCAAGATCGAATCTCTTTGCGAGTTGCTCCTGAACATTGCTAAATCTGGCAACGAGTACATGACCATGGCGGCTTTTGAGATTTTCGAATTGATGTTTGAGGGAATGACGGACGAAGTCACTTCAGCCAAGTTGCCTCGCCTTATGGAGATTATTTCGGAGCTGCGCCCAGCTGCCAACGATACCCAGCTCGTCCCGGCATGGCTTGCCATCCTTTCCCGAGGCTACGACGTCTCGGCACAAGTTGAACCAGATGAGACTTTCCAAAATCTTCCCGAACTCTTCAACATGGTGGCGCAATTCCTCCAGTCTGATTCCGAGAATATCAGAATCTCATCTTCTGAGTGCTTGATCTCGTTCATGGCTAACTGCGTACCGCCAAATGTTATCCTCGAGCCTTCAATATTTGACGAGAAAGTTTTAGATAAAATTGCAAAGGCGGCTGAGTCCCTCCTCAGTGTTCAGTATCAAGCCGCTTGGTTACAAACATTTAACGTTCTAGAAGCTATTTTCACCGCCCTGAGATGGAGAGCGAACCCCATCATGCTCAACGTCACACGTACCATCGGAGAGATTCGAGAGAACCCGTCTTTCAGAAACAAAAAGGAGGCAGATGATGTGCTAGGGCAAGCTGTCCGCGCAATGGGCCCTGAGGCAGTTCTCTCTGTCCTTCCACTGAACATTCTCAAGCCAGTCAAGGGTCAGGCCGGAAGAGCATGGCTCTTCCCAATCCTGCGAGACTACACTAGCAACACCAACCTGTCTCATTTCAAGAGTGAGATGGTTCCTCTCAGTGAGGTTATGTTCCAGAAGGTTTTGGACCATGGTGAAGCCGAGAAGACCATGGAGATCAAGATCTACGAGACACTCGTGCAGCAAATTTGGTCCACTCTTCCAGGCTACTGCGACTTGCCACTCGATCTTTTGGAATCTTTTGACCAACCCCTGGCTGAAATTCTGGCCAACCTTCTTTACCAGCAAGTTGATCTTAGACTGGATATCTGCAGAGCTCTGAGGACCTTGATTGAGTCAAATCAAGCCGTTGCAAAcatcgaagaggaggaagatctCCTTTTGCAGAGCCGGGTAACCAAAGATGCTGCTCGCAAGAATTTGGCATATCTCGGCCAATTTGCTGGTAACATGCTCGCAGTCCTCTTCAACGTATATACCCAGACTCTCCCCCAAAGCCGAGGCCCCATTCTCCAGACTGTGAATGCCTTCCTTAGCATCACGCCAAACCAGGAGCTTATGGAGACTTTCGATCGCGTTAGCAAGATGCTAGCAGGAGAGCTCCAGAGTGCGCCGGCAACAGAAAACAAGCAGCAAGGTCAAAAATCAAAAGACCACATGCCTTCCACTGCGCAGACGCTTATGGATCTTGTCATTACTATTTCAGCATACCTCCCCCGTGAGAGCTTCGCCACGCTGTTTGAGATTGCCACGGCAATCATCAACAGGCAAGAGGAGCCccagctgcagaagaaggcTTACAAGCTGATCCCTAGACTGGCAACTTCTGAGCTTGGCAAGGCTGCCCTGCAGGAGCGGAACGGTGAGATGCAGGCCCTGATCCTCTCTAGCTCAGAGAAGGTATCTGCGCCGGCCAGACGAGAGAGAATTGCTGCCATCTCTGCACTTCTTCCCTTCATTCCGAACAGCGACCTTCATTTCATTCCGGCTGTCTTGAGCGAGATTGTCATCTGCTGCAAGGAGAACAACGAGAGAGCCCGTGAAAGCGCATACGACCTCCTGGTTGAAATGGGACAGAAGATGGCGGCTGCCAACGGCGCTACCATCGACAACAGCAAAGTACCTCATATGCCGAGCGATGcccctgctgctactgccaaTATCGAGGAGTTCTTCACCATGGTGAGCGCAGGTCTTGCAGGAAGCACCCCTCACATGATTTCTGCCTCTGTCACCGCTATCAGCCGTCTCCTCTACGAGTTCCGGTCTTCACTGAGCGAGCAGACTTTGTCCGACTTGGTGCAGACTATGGATCTCTTCCTGACTTCAAATAACCGAGAGATTGTCAAGAGCTGCCTGGGTTTTGTCAAGGTGTCTGTTATCAGCCTGCCCGTTGAGCTGATGATGCCACGCCTGGCCACACTCGTGCCCAACTTGGTTACCTGGAGTAAAGAACACAAGGGCCACTTCAAGTCCAAGGTCAGACACATCTTGGAGCGAATGGTCCGCCGCTTTGGCTTCGACGCCATTAACAATGCCTGCCCTGACTCTGACAAGAAGCTGCTTGCCAACATCCGCAAGACTAAGGAGAGagcgaagagaaagaaggacgcTGCCAAGAGTGCTCATGACGAGGACGccagcgatgatgacgaagaggacggCAAGCGACAGTATGAAAACGAATACGACCGCGCGCTGTATAGCAGCGACTCTGAGGAATCCGAAGGGGAGggtgacgaagaagacgcgAGACCTAAGAAGAAGGCCCAGAAGGGTGGCAAGACATACATTgtcgaggacgacgacgaaccTCTCGATCTGCTGGACAAGAAAGCCCTCGCTAGCATATCAACCACCAAGCCCGTCAAGCTTCGCAAACCTCAACGGACCAAGGCCAAGACTGACCTCGATGGCAAACTCATCCTCGGcaaagacgacgatgaggaagaaggcgCTATGGAGGTCGACCAGCCCGAAAACTCCGGTGTTGGCGCCTACGTCGCTGCTATCAAAGGCCGTGATGCCGCTAGGCGCGGTCGCGGCGGAAAGCTCAAGTTCTCCAACAAACGCTCCAGggatggcgacgatggcgacgacatggacgacgatgacgcaGTGGCCGTCAAGAACAGCATCAGCCCTGGCCGCGATCGCGGCGGCAGAGGCCGTGGAAGAGGCGGACCTATGCGTGGTGGTGGTCGTGGAGGccgtggtggcggcggttcTTTCGGCGGCCCGAGGAGCGGTAAGGGCGGCATCGCAGCTGGCAGGAGGGGATTGGGCTCTGAGAAGAGACACGGTCCTTCTGGTGGCGCAGGTGTAGGAAaggggaagagaggaggCCGAAactag
- a CDS encoding uncharacterized protein (BUSCO:EOG092D3GZM) — protein MTFLILVIGDLHIPDRALDIPAKFKKLLAPGKIGQTLCLGNLTDKHTYEYLRSVSPDLKIVKGRTDVEATSLPLTQVVTHGGIRIGFLEGFTLVSNEPDLLLAEANRLDVDVLCWGGTHRFDAFEYMDKFFVNPGSATGAFVTGASLDAEPASPSFCLMDVQGISLTLYVYQLKTDEKGNENVAVEKVTYTKPVEPSTGSS, from the exons ATGACGTTCCTCATATTGGTGATTGGGGATCTGCACATCCCAGACCGGGCGCTTGATATCCCAGCCAAG TTCAAGAAACTGCTTGCGCCCGGCAAGATTGGCCAGACGCTATGTCTCGGTAACCTCACAGACAAACACACATACGAGTACCTGCGATCCGTGTCGCCGGATCTCAAGATCGTCAAGGGCCGCACCGATGTCGAGGCCACGTCTCTCCCGCTAACGCAGGTCGTCACCCACGGCGGCATACGAATTGGCTTCCTGGAGGGCTTCACTCTTGTTTCCAACGAGCCCGATCTGCTTCTGGCCGAAGCCAACAGACTAGACGTCGACGTCTTGTGCTGGGGTGGTACCCACCGATTCGATGCCTTTGAGTACATGGACAAGTTCTTTGTGAACCCGGGAAGCGCGACGGGAGCATTCGTGACAGGGGCAAGCCTAGATGCAGAGCCTGCGTCTCCAAGTTTCTGCCTTATGGAT GTTCAGGGCATTTCGCTCACTCTCTATGTATACCAATTGAAGACGGACGAGAAAGGAAACGAGAATGTCGCTGTAGAAAAGGTTACTTATACAAAGCCCGTGGAGCCATCTACCGGCTCATCATGA
- a CDS encoding uncharacterized protein (EggNog:ENOG41) — protein sequence MARLNEMPAPTESIETLRKKMLRQNRELAKTNNIRALRIRELENECACMLSENLELRSRILELEKQVEDNEAQRIADHAMAIKARLESQLTEWGSLIAELGLEPPAKRHSPMIRRRPKQTMGFSASRPSPSQRRLREIAKDIEELGHIAENKSYPRRSMNPEQIMALRSEADIDAESPELGPPPMSKYIEEDPVKIDSPSRLKSVKENDEPSNSSKARKLEPPVALSLSKPDGNQSNVTSPPKEVEKEKEHNEWPVVAPRRGRPPNKPKNVVENAPIEPLKAGSKRKFGARDDDEYVQPQRVTDENSISKMLGEKTLIRDKADGRSVSDFAKLRKKSMLDLSENIRKPLSAKSTNDDINSPKKNPKMKSSIADDIIAAKTNAAKPKAAPGRPPKTTKLSSVKAETVPILTAEPQRPSDDVHDSAAPIRESSLFSPSSPALATLLDGSRGDTPPPNDISSNGETSRPSRRNRMTISYAEPNLRVKMRRPTKELFDAVAGEGKYARRISNYDPALSESAKTQRQIEATDIPPESDKVPASPLATKHLTTDILSGSVVTERRKRSSSIVPKAMEVASDNSMDMENAESTNLDSSGLVENDVYEFTSGSPPDEKEEVKQPKKRGRRRTTTSRQSTMMIDEDSEREGISFRERNNSRRRSMMI from the exons ATGGCCAGGCTTAACGAAATGCCGGCGCCGACAGAGAGCATCGAAACGC TTCGCAAGAAGATGCTTCGCCAGAATAGGGAACTCGCAAAGACAAATAACATTCGGGCCTTACGAATTCGAGAGCTGGAGAACGAGTGCGCCTGTATGCTATCCGAAAATCTCGAACTGCGCAGCCGCAtactggagctggagaaacAAGTCGAAGACAATGAAGCGCAAAGAATTGCAGATCACGCAATGGCCATCAAAGCCAGATTAGAATCGCAGCTTACGGAATGGGGCTCTCTTATTGCTGAATTAGGCCTTGAGCCTCCCGCAAAGAGACACTCTCCCATGATAAGGAGAAGGCCGAAACAGACAATGGGCTTTAGCGCAAGTCGCCCCAGTCCATCGCAGAGGAGGCTACGCGAGATCGCAAAAGATATTGAGGAGTTGGGCCATATTGCGGAAAATAAGAGCTATCCTCGGAGATCTATGAA TCCTGAACAAATCATGGCGCTGCGATCAGAAGCAGACATTGACGCTGAATCACCAGAATTGGGTCCTCCACCAATGTCTAAATATATTGAAGAAGACCCGGTCAAAATCGACTCACCCAGTAGATTAAAGTCCGTCAAGGAAAACGATGAACCTTCCAACAGCTCGAAAGCGAGAAAACTTGAGCCGCCAGTTGCTCTATCTTTATCGAAACCAGACGGCAACCAAAGCAACGTAACGTCTCCACCAAAAGAAgtagaaaaggagaaagagcaCAACGAATGGCCCGTGGTAGCGCCAAGACGTGGGCGACCGCCTAATAAGCCCAAAAATGTCGTCGAAAATGCACCAATTGAACCCCTTAAGGCCGGGTCTAAACGAAAATTTGGAGCTCGAGACGATGACGAATATGTTCAACCCCAAAGAGTGACGGATGAGAATAGCATTAGCAAGATGTTGGGGGAAAAGACGCTGATTCGCGACAAGGCTGATGGAAGAAGCGTCAGTGATTTTGCTAAGCTGAGAAAGAAATCAATGCTAGATCTTTCAGAGAACATTCGAAAACCACTATCCGCCAAGAGCACTAACGACGATATCAATTCTCCAAAGAAGAACCCTAAGATGAAATCATCCATAGCCGATGATATTATAGCAGCTAAGACCAACGCAGCAAAGCCAAAAGCCGCACCTGGGAGACCACCAAAAACGACGAAGCTTTCGTCTGTCAAAGCCGAAACTGTACCTATTCTTACCGCTGAACCTCAGAGACCATCGGATGATGTGCATGATTCGGCAGCACCCATTAGAGAGTCTTCTTTATTCTCACCCTCTTCTCCGGCACTAGCTACACTGCTCGATGGATCACGGGGAGACACGCCTCCGCCTAACGATATCTCGTCCAACGGAGAAACATCACGGCCTAGTAGGCGGAATAGGATGACAATCAGCTATGCCGAGCCCAACTTGAGAGTCAAGATGCGAAGGCCTACCAAAGAGCTATTCGATGCGGTAGCCGGAGAGGGGAAATATGCTCGACGAATCAGCAACTATGATCCTGCCCTTTCTGAATCAGCGAAAACCCAGCGGCAGATAGAAGCGACGGATATTCCCCCAGAAAGTGATAAGGTTCCGGCAAGCCCGCTGGCAACAAAACACCTGACCACTGATATTCTTTCCGGTAGTGTCGTTACAGAGCGACGCAAACGTTCCTCTAGTATAGTGCCGAAGGCGATGGAAGTTGCAAGCGATAACTCAATGGACATGGAAAACGCCGAAAGCACCAATCTTGATAGCAGCGGGCTGGTAGAGAACGATGTGTACGAATTTACGAGCGGGTCGCCTCCGgacgagaaagaagaggtcAAACAACCGAAGAAAAGGGGTCGAAGACGGACTACTACCTCAAGGCAGTCGACTATGATGATTGACGAGGATAGTGAAAGGGAAGGTATATCATTTAGGGAGAGGAACAACTCTCGGCGAAGGAGCATGATGATATAA
- a CDS encoding uncharacterized protein (BUSCO:EOG092D4VBM), translated as MSYPTRSFSSHMRAPSSSIASAPQSPALLARIEEKKAELENLKELRDLSAAVATQMEALEEKLSTLSDGTEAIAAVVGNWHNVLRAINMASTKLAKTAAGPGPEEEASSSTGPLPQTLVRIPTEHAPTLQAQAEAAEAAAEGESTSDP; from the exons ATGTCGTATCCCACCAGGTCTTTTTCGTCGCATATGCGCGCACCAAGCAGTTCAATCGCCTCAGCTCCACAGTCACCAGCACTGTTGGCTCgaattgaagagaagaaggcagagcTTGAGAATCTCAAAGAGCTCAGAGACTTGAGCGCAGCAGTAGCAACCCAGATGGAAGCTCTAGAAGAGAAACTGTCCACCCTGTCTGACGGAACAGAGG ctattgctgctgtggtTGGCAACTGGCATAACGTGCTTCGTGCCATCAACATGGCTTCAA CAAAGCTAGCAAAAACAGCAGCCGGGCCtggcccagaagaagaagcgtccTCATCGACAGGGCCGTTACCCCAAACTCTAGTACGCATTCCTACGGAACACGCACCAACACTGCAGGCGCAAGCAGAAGCGGCAGAAGCGGCAGCCGAAGGGGAATCGACGTCAGATCCTTAG